Proteins encoded in a region of the Lepeophtheirus salmonis chromosome 6, UVic_Lsal_1.4, whole genome shotgun sequence genome:
- the inc gene encoding BTB/POZ domain-containing protein KCTD5 isoform X2: MINDSPEWIHFNVGGTLFATTKTTVDRDPKSFLSRLHRISEELPSIQDKNGAYLIDRDPHYFAPVLNFLRHGKLVLDKNISEEGVLEEAEFYNVSSLIKLIKERIHIRDIQKKETKGKHVYRLLQCHEEELTQMISTLSDGWKLVQVINTGPGYRYGTDDHGGEYYCIVSREYPVDSNILETESTDRAKVLQKMGSR, from the exons ATGATCAACGATTCTCCTGAGTGGATTCATTTCAATGTTGGAGGAACTCTTTTTGCAACGACCAAAACAACTGTTGATCGGGATCCTAAATCCTTCCTTTCACGATTACACAGGATTTCCGAAGAGCTGCCCTCCATTCAG GATAAGAATGGTGCATATTTGATTGACCGCGATCCTCATTACTTTGCTCCTGTCCTTAATTTCCTTCGTCATGGAAAACTTGTCTTGGATAAAAACATATCAGAAGAGGGAGTTTTAGAAGAGGctgaattttataatgtatcCTCTTTAATTAAGCTCATAAAGGAGCGAATTCACATAAGAGACATTCAGAAGAAGGAAACCAAAGGGAAACATGTATATCGTTTACTTCAATGTCACGAAGAGGAGCTGACTCAAATGATATCCACGCTATCAGACGGATGGAAGCTCGTACAA GTGATAAATACTGGTCCAGGCTATCGATATGGTACAGATGATCACGGGGGGGAGTACTATTGTATTGTTTCTAGAGAGTATCCCGTGGACTCCAATATCCTGGAAACGGAATCCACAGACAGGGCT